One Myxococcaceae bacterium JPH2 genomic window, ATCGGGCTCGTTGCTGGAGAAGACGCCCTCGCACTGCTGGGGCATCCGCTCAACCCCAAAGCTCATGAGGGCGCCCCACGACAACATCTCCCGCAACGTCTCGAACCGGTCGTGAAGTTCGCCGCCTCGCGCATGCCGCATCGTGACTCGCGCATCTGCTCGGGCTGGAGCATCGAGGTCGTAGAAGAGGTGTAGCGGCATCACCTCATCGGACGACTCCGCGATGAACAGGAACCGGGGATCTGCTGCGACCAACCCTTCTGAGTAACATGCCAGCACGCGCTGCGCGGAGAAGTCGAGTCTCGGATAGGCCAGCGGCCCCATGCCTTGCCCCATCCGAGACAGGAACCAGCGATAGAAGGCAGGCAACGGGCGGCCCGCAATCCGCTCGATTCGCGCAACCTCGTCAGACGGGGCGCCACGCCACTGCGCCGAGAGCCCGGGCACAACTCGCAAGAGCAACGCCTCCAACTCGGGCTCTAGTTCTTGTGCAGGCACTGCTCCTCCTTCTCGTCACCAGGGCACAGCATCAATGGGACAATGAGTTCGCAAGATCGACACGGGGGGACCGTCGAGCCATGCGCAAAGGGCTTCGCGACCACCTGAGCATTGCGCTCATCGAAGAACTGTATCGGGGCGGCTGTCGCATTGCCCTTGCTATGAAAGAACTGTTCCGTGAGTCCACTCGGGTAGGCACCTGCATCAAGAGCGAGCGCGAGGGTCTTCTGAGCAGCGCAGGTACCTGGTGGGTATGCCGCAGGCCCCGAGCGGTTGAGCGAGCTCTTCTCTGCACGGATGTCAGCCACGTCCCAAACTGCTTTCGCGTTCAGATCCCCGAAGCGCGCCACCAGGAAGTCCCTCATCCGAGCACGCGTCGCAGCGTAGACCTTGTCATCCGCATCTGGGACATCGATTGAGAGGGACCCAGCGGGCGCGTGCCATCCCAGCTGCGTCACGGCTTCACTGAACTCCCGCAGCGTCACGGCGGACTGGTCCGCGTATTTCTTTCCGCACTTGCACTGGACCACTCCCAGCATCGTTACCAGACGGCGCCCCTTCTTGGCGTTGACCATTGTCTCGAGCTTTGCGGCCAGGGCGGCGGCATCCACCTTCGTTTCCTTCGTCTCCTCCAAGGCTCCGTGCTGCGCCTTGCACAGGGGGCATTGCTCATTCCCGTCGACCACCGTGACCAGACCGGTGTGCTGAAGCACCCCCATCATCGTCGCCGAGTTCGCCGGGCTCCCGCTCGGTCCGCAGTTGTTCAGCATCGGGTCCCCGAGCAGATGGACGTTCTTGCCCTCGATCTTCACGTCCATGGACCCAGGCCCCACGAAGCTCGTGGGACCTTCCACGTTCGCGGAGACCAGTCCGCCCCCAGTCCCCTTGCTGGCCGCATCTCCCTCGGAGCCGAAGGTGGCTCCCCGAATCGCGACCTTCTTGCCTTCAATCGTGACGCTCGTTGAGTAGTTCTTCGGATCCGTCCCGCTCTTGCCGATATTGGGCAGTGGCGTCGGCACGAACGGAGCCGGCGGCCCTGGCATTGTGCACATGTTGGGCAACGTGGCCGCGGCAATCCCATCAGACCCTTCTGTCACCGGAGTCTTGGGCGCATTCACTGACACTTTCGGCATCGGAATGACTCCTCATGACACCTGCGGCGCTTGCAGGAGCATGGCGCCCCGCAGCCCCGAATCGGAACCTGCCATCACCAGTGCACGGGGCCCTCGCGCATACCCGCGCGCGAACGCACGAATCGCCAGGATGCCCCCAAGCGCTCCGAACGCGGCCCCCACATCCCCCCAGCAATCACTGGGGGCCTTGTACCCAGTTGATTTCCACACCGATGGCGCGCGCAGAGCCACGAAGCCCCACTCCTCACTGCGGTAGCGCTCACCATTGATGTCTGCGTAGACAGCGTCGGCGCTTTCCCGGGGAAGTTCGAGTCCCGAGACGGCGCCGTGGACGGCTCGGGTCATCCCCACGCCCAGCGAACCGGTGTCACTGTCGCGCAGGAGCTGCTCCTGCGCCGTGCTCGCCCCTCGCACCGTGGCCAACGAAGGGAGGTTCAGGCGACGGCGCATGCCCGGATTCATCAGCACCAGGGCCCCCACTCCCTCGCCAGGCGTGAACCCACTGCGGACTCCTGGCTGCGCGAACCGACGGTTCCGCTCCAACCACTCGAACGTCTCCGGGTGGAGATAGCTCTCAGCGCCGAGCACCAGAAACACGCCATCCCTGCGCTCAGCGCCCGCGCGCAGGACTCGGTCGACGGCCTGAATGGCGCCAGCGTGTCCCCGCCCCGCAATCTCGACACGCGCATGGGGCGTCTTTCCCTGAAAACGCGCGGCCACGGAGTCAGCAAGCCAGGCCGCGTCGCCCTCGGAGAACCCCGGGCGGGTTTCCGGGAGCGACAGCAACACATCGAGCCTTCCCCCCAAGAAGACCTTCGGGTCGAGCTTGGTCTCGAGTTCCTCCAGGACACTCTCGACCATGGGCTTCAGGCGGTCTCGGCCGTCGAGTCCACGCCCGAGAAGTGAGTCAGCGGCAACCACGACGGGGGACCCGCGCGCATCCACGAAGGGATACTCAGCGTAGCGCGAGATGCCCGCACGCACTGCCGCCGCGCTGCTCTCCGCCGAGTGCCCCACGGGCGTCCGTGCGCCAACGGCCACCACATCAACCTGGGCGCTCATCGCGAACCTCCGAGTTCGACGACTTCCGTCTCGTCCAGATAGTCCGCGTCCGAAGCACGGACTCGCAGGGCGCTCTGCCACACCAACGCGAGGCGTCTGTCTTCAGGCTCCACGAGAACTGTCACCAAGCGACCGCCGTGCTGCTCTCGCCGCGTGCCAATGCGCGTCACAAATCCGAGCGAGATGCGCGGCAGCTCGAAGCGCAGCACGCCGTCGGGCGTCATGTTCAGGAGTTCGACTCGCTCCGCCCCGACCAGGAAGGTCTCGGTCCGCTGGTCCGTGGGAGCACTCAGCGCGAAGGTGGCATCGAAGTCATCCGGAAGCAGCGGCTTCTTCGATTGCGCCCACTCCACGTCATACGTTCCCGCGAACTTGCGTCGCGGCATCCAGGCTGCGTCGATGGCGCCAAATCCCGCCGGTCCCACTTCCGAGGGAACACCCCGGGGATACTCGATGGAATGGGCAAGCGTTCCATCCACATGGGCGTCTCGGACACCCTAGCCACGCCCGATGGGGTTCCGTTCGTCGAGGCGATGCTCGCGCGGGTCAGGCGCGGTGACATCCTTCCCCCCAAACGCCAATTCATATCGAATCGGGCGCGTGGTGAAGGGCCGAGGCGTCGTCACTTTCACGCCGCGCCAGCCGGCCTCATACAAGCGCTCCCCATGAACGAGCAGTTCCTTGGAGAGCCGCCCCACCCGCAGCGAGACCGGTACCGTTCGAGCAGGCGTTCCTCGCGGCGCATGGGCATGAGCGTTGACCAGGACGTCCGTTCCTGGCTTCGCAGCGAGAAGCTCGGAGTCGTAGCGCAGGCTCGATTGACCGGGCTCGCCAAAGTATTCGGGCACCAATATCGGAGGCCGCTGCGCGTCCGCGAGCAGCAGCGTTCCCCTGGCGCAATGGCAAACGTGGCCTTGACTGCGACAAGCCACCAATGGACCCCGTGTTTGTCGCGAGTCCAGTTGCGCTCAACCGCGAACGCAGTGCGATTCTTTACCCCCACATGGAGGAGGACGTTAGGGAGCCACCATTCCACTGTCAAAGACTGCTCAGGAAGCCAGGCGCGAGTGGCTTTGGAAGGGCTTGGCAGGCGAGGCGCAGGGAGTCGTCAACTTCCCAACAGTGTGCAGTTGGCCC contains:
- a CDS encoding DUF4150 domain-containing protein, whose amino-acid sequence is MPKVSVNAPKTPVTEGSDGIAAATLPNMCTMPGPPAPFVPTPLPNIGKSGTDPKNYSTSVTIEGKKVAIRGATFGSEGDAASKGTGGGLVSANVEGPTSFVGPGSMDVKIEGKNVHLLGDPMLNNCGPSGSPANSATMMGVLQHTGLVTVVDGNEQCPLCKAQHGALEETKETKVDAAALAAKLETMVNAKKGRRLVTMLGVVQCKCGKKYADQSAVTLREFSEAVTQLGWHAPAGSLSIDVPDADDKVYAATRARMRDFLVARFGDLNAKAVWDVADIRAEKSSLNRSGPAAYPPGTCAAQKTLALALDAGAYPSGLTEQFFHSKGNATAAPIQFFDERNAQVVAKPFAHGSTVPPCRSCELIVPLMLCPGDEKEEQCLHKN